In the genome of Lynx canadensis isolate LIC74 chromosome F1, mLynCan4.pri.v2, whole genome shotgun sequence, one region contains:
- the ARHGEF11 gene encoding LOW QUALITY PROTEIN: rho guanine nucleotide exchange factor 11 (The sequence of the model RefSeq protein was modified relative to this genomic sequence to represent the inferred CDS: deleted 1 base in 1 codon), which translates to MSVRLPQSIDSPIAAWLSSLSLGDPAPGRRPSSHLRQPSDASDASDTAGLVQRCVIIQKDQHGFGFTVSGDRIVLVQSVRPGGAAMRAGVKEGDRIIKVNGTMVTNSSHLEVVKLIKSGAYVALTLLGSSPSSVSVSGLQQDPAPAGAPRVAPTVPPPPPPPPPPPPQHITGPKPLQDPVFQNHATQILRNMLKQEEKELQRICEVYSRNPASPLEEQMEGARRRVTQLQRKIQQETGGSADLLSLYGDTGQRSSEGRLSLDSQEGDSGLDSGAERFPSLGEVLKNRNSALSDPGLDSPRTSPVIVARVAQHHRRQGSDAPVPGASDQGTDQSPKPLIIGPEEDCDPGYFNNESDIIFQDLEKLKARPAHLGVFLRYIFSQADPSPLLFYLCAEVYQQTNPKDSRSLGKDIWNIFLEKNAPLRVKVPEVLQTEIDSRLRSSEDVRAALREAQEAAMPEIQEQIQDYRTKRTLGLGSLYGENDLLDLDGDPLRERQVAEKQLAALGDILSKYEEDRSAPMDFALNTYMSHAGLRLREARPSGAAEKAQAAPDKDKWLPFFPKTKKSSNSKKDKEALEDKRRNPILKYIGKPKGSSQSTFHIPLSPVEVKPGNVRNIIQHFENNQPYDAPEPGTQRLSTGSFPEDLLESDSSRSEIRLGRSESLKGREEMKRSRKADNVPRSRSDVDMDAAAEAARLHQSASSSASSLSTRSLENPTPPFTPKMGRRSIESPNLGFGADALLPHLLEDDLGQLSDLELEPDAQNWQHVVGKDVVAGLSQREIDRQEVINELFVTEASHLRTLRVLDLIFYQRMKKENLMPREELARLFPNLPELIEIHNSWCEAMRKLREEGPIIKDIGDLMLARFDGPAREELQQVAARFCSHQSIALALIKTKQRKESRFQLFMQEAESHPQCRRLQLRDLIISEMQRLTKYPLLLESVLKHTEGGTSEHEKLCRARDQCREILKYVNEAVKQTENRHRLEGYQKRLDTTSLERASNPLAAEFKSLDLTARKMIHEGPLTWRTSKDKTLDLHVLLLDDLLVLLQKQDEKLLLKCHSKTAAGSSDSKQTFSPVLKLNAVLIRSVATDKRAFFIICTSELGPPQIYELVALTSSDKNTWMELLEEAVRNATGRPGAAPAPAHPPPTGAQEPAHQSLTPSRVGLDGSEVFHGEPGPEELSGGPGPQQRVKGKHPVPLEDPEQEGSIEEELGALSHPPAALDAENRGRRTRDPILLSLPGPLVMEGLADAALQDVESLRRLILWGLLPGHPAEAQASGEPEADRTPTPSLMSSASQPRDPGSPGPERHRPEQEDTALCSLEHLPPRARNSGIWESPELDRNPEEETSNTEAAGSYKVVRKAEVAGATAVPALPESGQSGPEPAEAEGGAEAAGNCFYVSMPAGPPDSSTDPSGAPTSPAQPDSLPDWQTEPRPRCQGGRRRPSRSPPGLALRDASSIFHTIEQLTIKLHRLKDMEHAHRELLRSLGGDSSGGTTPVGSLHAEAARWTDGSLSPPAKEPLASDSRGRHQPGSCSEDGSDAPLEECTAHAASCPGL; encoded by the exons CTGGTGCCTACGTTGCACTGACCCTCCTGGGCTCTTCCCCCTCATCCGTCAGCGTCTCTGGGCTGCAGCAGGACCCAGCCCCGGCCGGAGCCCCCCGAGTCGCCCCCACGGTCCCACCGCctcctccgcctccgcctccgccccCTCCACAGCACATCACGGGGCCCAAACCACTGCAG GATCCCGTATTCCAAAACCATGCCACCCAGATCCTTCGGAATATGCTGAAGCAGGAGGAAAAGGAGTTACAG CGGATCTGCGAGGTGTACAGCCGGAACCCCGCCAGCCCGCTGGAAGAACAGATGGAGGGCGCCCGGAGGCGCGTCACTCAGTTACAGCGGAAGATCCAGCAGGAGACGGGTGGCTCGGCG GACCTGCTGTCCCTGTACGGTGACACCGGCCAGAGATCGTCAGAAG GCCGGCTCTCTCTGGATTCCCAGGAGGGGGACAGCGGCTTGGACTCTGGGGCAGAGCGCTTCCCCTCCCTCGGCGAG GTGCTGAAGAATCGGAACTCGGCACTGTCAGACCCTGGGCTGGACAGTCCCCGAACCTCCCCTGTGATCGTGGCCAGGGTGGCCCAGCACCATCGGCGGCAGGGCTCGGACGCACCAGTGCCCGGCGCCAGCGACCAG GGCACAGACCAAAGCCCAAAGCCTTTAATTATTGGCCCAGAGGAAGACTGTGACCCGGGTTATTTCAACAACGAG AGCGACATCATATTCCAGGATCTCGAGAAGCTGAAGGCCCGGCCAGCCCACCTGGGGGTTTTCCTGCGGTACATCTTCTCTCAGGCGGACCCCAGCCCGCTG cTTTTTTACTTGTGTGCCGAAGTTTATCAGCAGACAAACCCCAAGGATTCACGAAGCTTGGGAAAAGACATCTGGAATATTTTCCTAGAGAAAAACGCG CCACTGAGAGTAAAGGTCCCAGAGGTGTTGCAGACCGAAATTG ACTCACGTCTGCGCAGCAGCGAGGACGTCCGCGCTGCCCTCCGGGAAGCCCAGGAGGCGGCCATGCCCGAGATCCAGGAGCAGATCCAGGACTACAG AACGAAGCGCACCCTGGGGCTGGGCAGTCTGTACGGTGAGAATGACCTGCTGGACCTGGACGGCGACCCTCTCCGAGAACGCCAAGTGGCCGAGAAGCAGCTGGCTGCCCTGGGAGACATCCT GTCCAAGTACGAGGAGGACAGGAG CGCCCCCATGGACTTCGCCCTCAATACCTACATGAGCCACGCCGGGCTCCGTCTTCGAGAGGCACGGCCTTCCGGCGCAGCCGAAAAGGCTCAGGCAGCTCCTGACAAGGACAAGTGGCTGCCCTTCTTCCCAAAGACCAAGAAG AGCAGCAATTCCAAGAAAGACAAGGAAGCCTTGGAGGACAAGAGGCGAAACCCTATCCTCAAGTACATCGGGAAGCCCAAAGGCTCTTCGCAGAGCA catttcatATTCCCTTGTCCCCTGTGGAAG TCAAACCAGGCAACGTGAGGAACATCATTCAGCACTTTGAGAACAACCAGCCGTATGACGCCCCAGAGCCCGGGACGCAACGGCTCTCCACAGGAAGCTTTCCCGAGGACCTGCTGGAAAGCGACAG TTCACGCTCAGAGATTCGCCTGGGCCGCTCGGAGAGCCTGAAGGGCCGGGAGGAGATGAAGCGGTCTCGGAAGGCGGACAACGTGCCCCGCTCTCGCAGCGACGTAGACATGGACGCGGCCGCGGAGGCCGCCCGCCTCCACCAGTCAGCTTCGtcctctgcctccagcctctCCACCAG GTCTCTGGAGAACCCAACCCCTCCCTTCACCCCCAAGATGGGCCGCAG gagCATCGAGTCCCCCAATCTGGGGTTTGGTGCAGacgccctcctcccccacctcctagAGGACGATCTGGGCCAGCTGTCTGACCTGGAGCTGGAGCCGGATGCCCAGAACTGGCAGCACGTGGTGGGCAAGGACGTGGTGGCTGGGCTAAGCCAGAGAGAGATCGACCGGCAGGAGGTCATCAACG AGCTGTTTGTGACAGAAGCCTCCCATCTGCGCACGCTCCGGGTCCTGGACCTGATCTTCTACCAGCGGATGAAGAAGGAGAACCTGATGCCCCGGGAGGAGCTGGCCCGGCTCTTCCCCAACCTGCCTGAGCTCATAGAGATCCACA ATTCCTGGTGTGAGGCCATGAGGAAGCTCCGGGAGGAGGGCCCCATCATCAAAGACATCGGTGACCTCATGCTGGCTCGG TTTGACGGCCCCGCCCGGGAGGAGCTCCAGCAGGTGGCCGCGCGGTTCTGCTCCCACCAGTCCATCGCACTGGCGCTCATCAAAACCAAGCAGCGCAAGGAGAGCCGGTTCCAGCTCTTCATGCAG GAGGCCGAGAGCCACCCTCAGTGCCGGCGGCTGCAGCTCAGAGACCTCATCATCTCGGAGATGCAGCGGCTCACCAAGTACCCGCTGCTGCTGGAGAGCGTCCTCAAGCACACGGAGG GTGGCACGTCTGAGCACGAGAAGCTGTGCCGGGCCCGGGACCAGTGCCGGGAGATTCTCAAGTACGTGAACGAGGCCGTGAAGCAGACGGAGAACCGGCACCGTCTGGAGGGTTACCAGAAACGCCTGGACACCACCTCCCTGGAGAGGGCCAGCAACCCTCTGGCGGCGGAGTTCAAG AGCCTGGATCTGACGGCCAGAAAGATGATCCACGAGGGGCCCCTGACCTGGAGGACCAGCAAGGATAAGACCTTGG ACCTGCACGTGCTGCTGCTGGACGACCTCCTGGTGCTGCTGCAGAAGCAGGACGAGAAGCTGCTGCTCAAGTGCCACAGCAAGACGGCCGCCGGCTCCTCGGACAGCAAGCAGACTTTCAGCCCCGTGCTCAAGCTCAACGCCGTGCTCATCCGCTCCGTGGCCACAG ACAAACGGGCCTTCTTCATCATCTGCACTTCCGAGCTGGGC CCCCCCCAGATCTATGAGCTGGTGGCTCTGACGTCGTCAGACAAGAACAC GTGGATGGAGCTCTTGGAGGAGGCCGTGCGGAACGCCACCGGGCGCCCCGGAGCCGCCCCGGCAcccgcccatcccccacccaccggCGCCCAGGAGCCGGCCCACCAGAGCCTCACACCCAGCAG GGTGGGACTGGATGGCTCGGAAGTGTTCCACGGCGAACCAGGACCTGAGGAGCTGTCTGGAG GCCCTGGGCCACAGCAGAGGGTCAAGGGGAAGCACCCGGTCCCGCTAGAGGATCCCGAGCAGGAGGGCAGCATAGAGGAGGAGCTGGGTGCCTTGTCCCACCCTCCCGCAGCCCTGGATGCAGAGAACAGGGGCCGCAGGACCAGGGATCCCAtcctcctgtccctcccaggACCTCTGGTTATGGAAGGGCTCGCTGATGCAGCCCTCCAAGATG TGGAGAGCCTGCGGCGCCTGATCCTGTGGGGCCTGCTGCCCGGTCACCCCGCGGAAGCACAGGCGTCCGGAGAGCCCGAGGCCGACCGGACACCCACGCCTTCCCTCATGAGCAGCGCCTCTCAGCCCCGCGACCCCGGCTCCCCCGGGCCAGAGAGGCATCGGCCAGAGCAGGAGGACACGGCTCTCTGTTCCCTGGAGCATCTGCCCCCACGGGCCAGGAATTCCGGGATCTGGGAGTCCCCCGAGCTGGACAGGAATCCAGAGGAAGAGACTTCGAACACAGAGGCAGCAGGAAGCTACAAAGTTGTGAGAAAAG CCGAGGTGGCGGGTGCCACAGCTGTCCCCGCGCTACCCGAGAGTGGCCAGTCGGGGCCTGAGCCAGCCGAAGCAGAAGGCGGAGCCGAGGCTGCGG GGAACTGTTTTTACGTCAGCATGCCAGCGGGACCCCCAGACTCAAGCACCGACCCCTCGGGGGCACCCACAAGCCCCGCCCAGCCCGACAGCCTCCCTGACTGGCAGACGGAGCCTCGGCCCCGGTGCCAGGGCGGCCGCAGGCGCCCCAGCCGCTCCCCGCCCGGCCTGGCCCTCAGGGACGCGAGCAGCATCTTCCACACCATCGAGCAGCTCACCATCAAGCTGCACAGGCTCAAG GACATGGAGCACGCCCACAGAGAGCTGCTCAGGTCCCTCGGGGGAGACTCGTCTGGTGGCACCACACCCGTGGGCAGTTTGCACGCAGAGGCGGCCAGATGGACAGACGGCTCCCTGTCCCCTCCAGCCAAGGAGCCCCTGGCCTCAGACTCCAGGGGCAGGCACCAGCCGGGGTCGTGCTCTGAGGACG gctcCGACGCACCCCTGGAAGAGTGCACGGCCCACGCAGCCTCGTGCCCAGGACTCTAA